The Variovorax sp. S12S4 genome includes the window GGCAGCCAGATGAAGTTGGAGATGGCCACGCACAGCGTGACGACCAGCGCATCGGTCGTGCTCAGGTGCAGCACCGACTTGCCAAAGGTCGGCGTATAGACCGTGATCAGGTAGAACGACACCGTGGTCATCGACACCAGCATCATTCCCGCGACCACCAGGCCCCAGTTGGCGATCATCGACTGGAAGATTTCGCGCGCATCTGGGCGGTGCTTGCGTGCCATGAACTCCTCGGTCTCTTGCAGCGAGCGGCGAATGACGAACAGCACCGGCACGATCAGGCAGCCGACGAAGAACGGAATGCGCCAGTAGAAGTCGCCGATTTGCTGCGAGGTGAAGGTCACATTCAGCCAATAGCCGAGCGCTGCCGCCACGATGATTGCCACCTGCTGGCTGGCCGACTGCCAGCTCACGTAAAAGCCCTTGCGCCCCGGCGTTGCCATTTCTGACAGGTAGACCGAGACACCGCCCAGCTCCACGCCGGCCGAGAAGCCCTGCAGCAGCCGGCCGACCAGCACCAGCAGCGGCGCCGCGAAGCCGATGGTCGCGTAGGCCGGCACGCAGGCGATGAGCAGGGTGCCCAGCGCCATCAGCGCGAGCGTGACGATCAGGCCCTTGCGGCGGCCGACGCGGTCGACGTAGGCGCCAAGAAAAATCGCGCCCAGCGGCCGCATCAGGAAGCCCGCGCCGAAGGTCATGAAGGTCAGCATCAGCGATGCGAACTCGTCGCCCGCCGGGAAGAAGGCCTTCGAGATCTGCGTGGCGTAGAAGCCGAACAGGAAGAAGTCGAACATCTCCATGAAATTGCCGCCCGTCACGCGCAGGACGGTGGCGAATTTCGAGGAGGAGGAGGACGTCGAAGCAGCGGCGGCGGCGGCGGTGCCTGGAGCGGCGCGGGCGGCCGGGCCCGGTTGCGCGGCGGTGTGCGCAGGATTCATTTCGTTGTCCCCTTGGGCGAAGTAGTTCGCCCAAGGGTAGGCCGGGGTTCCCGACCGCTGCCTGACCAGTGCGGTCAGGTACCTGTCACTGCCGGCTTTTACTTCAGGTCTTTTTCAGGTCTTGTATTTGACCGAGCAGCCGTACGGCCGCGTCGAGGCTGCCGAGATCGGCTTGCCGCCGAAAGCTTCGCCGAGCGCCTGGTTCACGTAGTTGGTCGCGCTCTTGATGTCGTCGGGCCGGGCCGAGGCAATGCTGTCGATGCCGCCCGCGTACACCAGCACGCCCTTGGGGTCGATGATGAAGATGTGCGGCGTGGTGCGCGCGCCGTAGGCCTGGCCGATCACGCCGTCTTCGTCCATCAGCACCGCGGTGGGCGCGGCCTTTTGCGACTTCATCCATGCGTCGAGCGCGGCGGGCTGCAGGTAGTCGCTGGCTGCGCGCTCGGTGGAGTTGACCGACAGCCACACCACGCCCTTGGCCGTGGCCGACTTTTGCGTGGCGGGCATGTTGCCGCTGTTGTAGTGCTTGCGCACGAACGGGCAGCCCGGGTTGGTCCACTCGAGCACCACGAACTTGCCGGCAAAGTCGGAGAGCTTGTGCTTGGCGCCGCTGGTGTCCACGGCAACGAAATCGGGCGCCTGCTGGCCCACGGCAGGCGCTGCAAAGGCGTTGTTGCCCATCAGGAAGGTGGCGCCGAGCGCCACGGCCGCGGCCACGACGGCGCGGCGCGAGGCGCGGGTGAGGGCGGCGCGGGCGTGGCGCGCGGCACGAATGGAACGCGAGTCGGACGATGGCGAAAGTGACATGGCCA containing:
- the tcuC gene encoding MFS transporter; this translates as MNPAHTAAQPGPAARAAPGTAAAAAASTSSSSSKFATVLRVTGGNFMEMFDFFLFGFYATQISKAFFPAGDEFASLMLTFMTFGAGFLMRPLGAIFLGAYVDRVGRRKGLIVTLALMALGTLLIACVPAYATIGFAAPLLVLVGRLLQGFSAGVELGGVSVYLSEMATPGRKGFYVSWQSASQQVAIIVAAALGYWLNVTFTSQQIGDFYWRIPFFVGCLIVPVLFVIRRSLQETEEFMARKHRPDAREIFQSMIANWGLVVAGMMLVSMTTVSFYLITVYTPTFGKSVLHLSTTDALVVTLCVAISNFIWLPIMGALSDRVGRKPLLILFTALTILTAYPSLKWLVGAPSFARMLEVELWLSFLYASYNGAMVVALTEVMPVNVRTAGFSLAYSLATALFGGFTPAIATGLIEMTGDKGAPGLWMTAAAVCGLVATLLLYRRQVNPADSVRVPVV
- a CDS encoding redoxin domain-containing protein, yielding MSLSPSSDSRSIRAARHARAALTRASRRAVVAAAVALGATFLMGNNAFAAPAVGQQAPDFVAVDTSGAKHKLSDFAGKFVVLEWTNPGCPFVRKHYNSGNMPATQKSATAKGVVWLSVNSTERAASDYLQPAALDAWMKSQKAAPTAVLMDEDGVIGQAYGARTTPHIFIIDPKGVLVYAGGIDSIASARPDDIKSATNYVNQALGEAFGGKPISAASTRPYGCSVKYKT